Proteins encoded within one genomic window of Haladaptatus sp. QDMS2:
- a CDS encoding universal stress protein, whose amino-acid sequence MYKTILVPTDGSEPAARAVEQGLELAAQNDSTLHTMFVVDTRRYGDPALSSIELIMTQMEDIGTELIADVERQATDSGLSVVTRVCHGVPHEEIVDYAAEIDADLIVLGSHGRTGSNRIPIGSVAERVVRSADRPVLTT is encoded by the coding sequence ATGTACAAAACCATTCTCGTCCCGACCGACGGTAGCGAACCGGCCGCACGGGCCGTCGAACAGGGTCTCGAACTCGCCGCACAGAACGACTCGACGCTCCACACGATGTTCGTCGTGGACACCCGCCGATACGGCGACCCGGCGCTGAGCAGCATCGAACTCATCATGACGCAGATGGAGGACATCGGGACCGAACTGATCGCCGACGTCGAACGACAGGCGACCGACAGCGGTCTCTCGGTCGTCACTCGCGTCTGTCACGGCGTTCCACACGAGGAAATCGTCGACTACGCGGCCGAAATCGACGCAGACCTCATCGTCCTTGGGTCGCACGGCCGAACCGGGTCGAACAGAATTCCGATTGGCAGCGTCGCAGAACGCGTCGTTCGCAGTGCGGACCGGCCCGTCCTCACGACGTAG
- a CDS encoding universal stress protein → MYDVILVPTDGSDAARAAGTYAISLATEVGAALHVVYVVDEGAANLLLSSHSMSDLLKGLNEAGEQAVGDLEAAATKAGVSVTTEVVQGIHVNEAIIAAAKRADADLIVMATYGERGLEHILGSTTQRVLARSHIPVLAIPSDEMPT, encoded by the coding sequence ATGTACGACGTGATTCTCGTGCCGACTGACGGCAGTGACGCAGCGCGAGCGGCCGGAACGTACGCCATCTCACTCGCTACAGAAGTCGGTGCGGCACTCCACGTCGTCTACGTCGTAGACGAGGGTGCAGCGAACCTATTGCTCAGTTCGCATTCGATGAGCGACCTGCTGAAGGGGCTAAACGAAGCGGGCGAACAGGCCGTCGGCGACCTTGAAGCCGCCGCGACGAAAGCGGGCGTTTCAGTGACGACCGAGGTCGTCCAAGGAATTCACGTGAACGAGGCCATCATCGCCGCTGCAAAACGGGCGGACGCGGACCTCATCGTGATGGCAACCTATGGTGAGCGTGGCCTCGAACACATCCTCGGGAGTACGACCCAGCGCGTCCTCGCGCGGTCGCACATCCCCGTCCTCGCGATTCCATCCGACGAGATGCCCACGTAG
- a CDS encoding DMT family transporter, with product MTQFRSLLLFCLLALLFGASFPAIKLGLEYAPPLLFAALRFDVAAILLLSYVVFVTDDWRPTTRGDVLYIGVGGLFLITLGNALLFVGQGGTTTAVSSVLFSLIPLLTALFAIAIYPEFKPTVYCISSLILGLIGIVIIANPDPANLFGSAALPKFLVTGAAASIALGSTIVYRIEHTISNEAAVAWSMALGAVLLHLLAATVTKEPLSAVTVTPTLVGAVLYLALFASAFAYLIYFHLLRELGPLEVNLNSYVVPVYTVVLSWVLLDELIDPQTVVGFLVIFAGFALLKRNDIREKFPRFGRTPSSTE from the coding sequence GTGACACAATTTCGTTCCCTCCTGTTGTTTTGCCTGCTCGCGCTCCTGTTCGGCGCGTCGTTTCCAGCCATCAAACTCGGGCTCGAATACGCCCCACCGCTGCTGTTCGCCGCCCTCCGATTCGACGTGGCGGCGATTTTGCTGCTCTCCTACGTCGTGTTCGTGACCGACGATTGGCGGCCGACCACGAGGGGTGACGTTCTCTACATCGGCGTCGGTGGCCTGTTCCTCATCACGCTCGGCAACGCCCTCCTGTTCGTCGGGCAGGGTGGCACGACGACGGCCGTCTCGTCGGTGCTGTTCAGCCTGATTCCACTGCTGACGGCGCTGTTTGCCATCGCCATCTATCCGGAATTCAAACCGACCGTCTACTGCATCAGTTCGCTCATCCTCGGGCTCATCGGCATCGTCATCATCGCGAACCCCGACCCGGCGAACCTCTTTGGCTCTGCTGCCCTCCCGAAATTTCTCGTCACCGGGGCCGCGGCGAGCATCGCGCTCGGGAGCACCATCGTCTACCGCATCGAGCACACGATTTCGAACGAGGCCGCCGTCGCCTGGTCGATGGCCCTCGGCGCGGTGTTGCTCCATCTGCTCGCCGCGACGGTGACCAAGGAACCACTCTCTGCGGTAACGGTGACGCCAACGCTCGTCGGAGCCGTGCTCTACCTCGCGCTGTTCGCGAGTGCGTTCGCCTACCTCATCTACTTCCACCTGCTGCGCGAACTCGGCCCGCTCGAAGTCAATCTCAACTCCTACGTCGTCCCCGTCTATACGGTCGTTCTCAGTTGGGTGCTCCTCGACGAACTCATCGACCCCCAGACCGTGGTCGGGTTCCTCGTCATCTTCGCCGGATTCGCGCTGCTCAAGCGAAACGACATCCGCGAAAAATTCCCCCGATTCGGGCGAACGCCCTCCTCAACCGAGTAG
- a CDS encoding phosphotransacetylase family protein has product MNTLLITATEESTGKTAIALSLATLAANQGKAVGYMKPKGTRLQSNVGKILDEDPMLARDLLDTDADVSEMEPIVYSPTFVESVLRGQENPDDLKARVRENFESLATDRDLMVVEGGGSYTTGGIVNLTDADVADLLDAKVVLVTTYSEPGDVDDVLAAADRFGDRLGGVLFNAVEDASYDRVSTDVVPFLEGRGIPVYGVLPRKRELAGISVADLAAELGAQIVTQNTPTDGFVERFVVGAMGPEAALSQFRRSKDAAMITGGDRTDIQTAALEASGIKCLLLTGGFSPPGAVIGKAESRGIPILLMQTDTMTTIERAEDVIRAGRTRDEETVESMRELLTAHVDVDALLG; this is encoded by the coding sequence ATGAACACGTTACTCATCACTGCAACCGAAGAAAGCACCGGCAAGACCGCCATTGCCCTGTCGCTCGCGACGCTCGCGGCGAATCAGGGCAAGGCGGTCGGGTACATGAAACCGAAGGGGACGCGTCTCCAGTCGAACGTCGGCAAGATTCTCGACGAGGACCCGATGCTCGCCCGCGACCTGCTCGACACCGACGCGGACGTAAGCGAGATGGAGCCAATCGTCTACTCGCCGACGTTCGTAGAGAGTGTGCTTCGCGGCCAGGAGAACCCCGACGATCTCAAGGCACGGGTTCGGGAGAACTTCGAGTCGCTCGCCACAGACCGCGACCTGATGGTCGTCGAAGGCGGGGGGAGTTACACCACGGGTGGCATCGTGAACCTCACCGACGCAGACGTCGCAGACCTCCTCGACGCGAAGGTGGTGCTGGTGACGACGTACAGCGAACCGGGTGACGTAGACGACGTGCTCGCGGCGGCAGACCGGTTTGGTGACCGCCTCGGTGGCGTCCTGTTCAACGCTGTCGAGGACGCGAGCTACGACCGGGTTTCGACGGATGTCGTTCCGTTTCTCGAAGGCCGCGGCATCCCGGTCTACGGGGTGCTCCCGCGAAAGCGCGAACTCGCCGGCATCTCGGTGGCAGACCTCGCAGCCGAACTCGGCGCGCAAATCGTCACGCAGAACACCCCCACCGACGGTTTCGTCGAGCGGTTCGTCGTCGGAGCCATGGGACCGGAGGCCGCGCTCAGCCAGTTCAGACGCTCGAAGGACGCGGCCATGATTACGGGCGGCGACCGCACCGACATTCAGACGGCGGCGCTCGAAGCCTCGGGAATCAAGTGCCTGCTCCTGACGGGCGGGTTCAGCCCGCCGGGAGCCGTCATCGGGAAGGCGGAGTCGCGTGGCATTCCAATCTTGCTCATGCAGACGGACACGATGACAACCATCGAGCGTGCAGAGGACGTGATTCGCGCTGGGCGGACGCGCGACGAGGAGACGGTCGAATCGATGCGCGAGTTACTCACGGCTCACGTTGACGTGGACGCCCTACTCGGTTGA